The bacterium genome includes a region encoding these proteins:
- a CDS encoding N-acetyltransferase has protein sequence MTASGCLIRDEAPGDVAGISDVTIAAFKTLEISNQTEHLIVDALRTAGALTISLVAEIDDRVVGHIAFSPITISDGTERWYGLGPVSVLPELQQQGIGKALIKEGLARLKGIGARGCCLVGHPEYYKKFGFANSSDLHLEGVPPEVFFALSLDGSTPRGSVCFHEAFLLDAM, from the coding sequence ATGACGGCTTCGGGTTGTTTGATTCGTGACGAAGCGCCCGGCGATGTGGCCGGGATCTCGGACGTGACGATCGCGGCCTTCAAGACGCTGGAGATCAGCAACCAGACGGAGCACTTGATTGTCGATGCGCTGCGCACGGCGGGTGCGTTGACGATTTCGCTGGTTGCAGAAATCGATGACCGCGTTGTGGGACACATCGCGTTTTCGCCGATCACGATCTCGGACGGCACGGAAAGATGGTATGGACTTGGGCCGGTTTCCGTGTTGCCGGAGTTGCAACAGCAGGGCATCGGCAAGGCGCTGATCAAAGAAGGGTTGGCGCGTCTGAAGGGCATCGGCGCGCGCGGCTGCTGCCTTGTTGGGCACCCGGAGTACTACAAGAAGTTCGGCTTCGCGAATTCATCCGACCTGCACCTCGAAGGCGTCCCGCCAGAGGTGTTCTTCGCGCTCTCGCTGGACGGCAGCACACCCCGCGGGAGTGTGTGTTTTCATGAGGCGTTTCTGCTGGATGCGATGTGA